From the Lolium rigidum isolate FL_2022 chromosome 2, APGP_CSIRO_Lrig_0.1, whole genome shotgun sequence genome, one window contains:
- the LOC124690567 gene encoding uncharacterized protein LOC124690567 encodes MVGYDDVRDHVTSLFIMLNKKTVILFRIEFLVVLVTLLFFAMFAMDFFRRIIHNSFMRAVFSVFDAVSDSIVLYLLGAMQSAPFKNQLFPVWALVLVNFRYSADYISGYGVPDRRGRRFTEWRNVFKLLGSAFLNWTRGSSFTGPLWSVWYLQIMRSAYRFRSHNLASVSVWHGGSSELVAEHMRDGSKEKEYLKEDLKPVAMKDYSYLVYGETKRRFKLKKPQYALSTDNTGPLITLDKIWDFPIDQGKDGKDIPLAFALSRLLRCRLENVSLQRCIFGINRELIKNIIGGKIGTSDALRIMELQLAFVHDYFNTRYPMVFWCGLRSLFFSLVPSVLTIGALIFLAVDIRKVYKPPNGDLANLVKGINVDMIITWVFISLMIVKEIWEMLTYLLSDWTTLIMGSEYVQRKFKRTKKCIDSWVDWVLLYFSRTKISGRRWHGYIDQYVFVQSYDYRPTFWNLIHNLTTGIIPKKDDGAKLSSAIKVPDYVREAVLEKVTKIMEEELGCSPIILPTPTGTHFVLPSSTNTVLSANSHNVVPRSSDIVLPTSSHIILMWHIATSLCEMELATEYRVNLSNPGFPCSLLSWFTSCCSSQPYLLDVGEKKDCILSWFTNCCSSKSNIDDKKKMNAKLPDELRETYIIANSLSRYCAYLLLSKPDLIPDSFLVPKIVFQQTVESASDGILKDCDSLLKRYINLKEEAEKPIEDSENEDALKQGAVLARELLNLETDEVRWKILAEVWTELLIHIAPTWNAQAHKKCLSGGEFITHIWALLWHYGIEKSSLWPKDIGPENNDPQEVGLGNDSDQAGAATRNDQIEINVAEIVIDNMRLKEHETGNSRGVLRTVDGTWSSEIEEIIQNVTVKTTNVQRGKAGQAKNESKMKKI; translated from the exons ATGGTGGGCTACGACGATGTCCGTGACCATGTGACATCCTTGTTCATTATGCTGAACAAGAAAACAGTCATCTTGTTTCGCATCGAGTTTCTCGTGGTCCTTGTCACATTACTGTTCTTTGCCATGTTCGCCATGGATTTTTTTCGCCGCATAATCCACAACTCTTTCATGAGAGCTGTCTTTAGCGTCTTCGACGCGGTCTCCGACTCCATTGTCTTGTACCTCCTGGGGGCCATGCAATCGGCGCCTTTCAAGAATCAGTTGTTCCCAGTCTGGGCTCTTGTTCTTGTCAATTTCCGTTACAGTGCAGACTACATCTCTGGCTATGGTGTTCCTGACCGCCGCGGACGAAGGTTCACTGAGTGGAGGAATGTTTTCAAGCTCCTGGGATCGGCATTCTTGAATTGGACTCGTGGATCCAGTTTCACGGGTCCACTGTGGTCGGTCTGGTATCTGCAGATCATGAGGAGCGCCTACAGATTCCGTTCACATAATTTAGCGTCCGTTTCTGTCTGGCATGGTGGGAGTTCGGAGCTTGTTGCAGAGCACATGCGT GATGGTTCTAAAGAAAAAGAATACTTGAAGGAGGATCTCAAGCCAGTGGCAATGAAAGACTACAGCTACTTGGTCTATGGAGAAACAAAGCGACGTTTCAAACTAAAGAAGCCTCAGTATGCATTGTCTACCGACAATACAGGACCACTCATCACACTGGACAAGATCTGGGACTTTCCAATTGACCAGGGTAAGGATGGCAAGGATATCCCGCTGGCCTTTGCCTTGTCCAGGCTGCTGCGGTGCAGGCTGGAGAATGTGTCGCTGCAAAGATGTATATTTGGCATAAACCGAGAGCTGATCAAGAACATAATTGGTGGTAAGATAGGTACCAGCGATGCACTTAGGATAATGGAGCTGCAGCTTGCGTTTGTCCATGACTATTTCAACACCCGCTACCCCATGGTGTTCTGGTGTGGGCTCCGATCTCTCTTCTTCAGTCTGGTTCCATCTGTGCTAACCATCGGTGCACTCATTTTTCTTGCTGTGGACATCCGTAAGGTCTATAAGCCACCCAATGGCGACCTTGCCAATCTGGTGAAGGGTATTAATGTCGATATGATCATTACATGGGTATTCATTTCACTGATGATTGTCAAGGAGATATGGGAGATGCTGACCTACTTACTATCAGACTGGACAACCTTAATCATGGGGAGCGAGTATGTGCAGCGGAAGTTCAAGAGGACCAAAAAATGTATAGATTCATGGGTGGACTGGGTTCTACTGTATTTTTCCAGAACAAAGATTTCTGGTAGGAGGTGGCATGGATACATTGACCAGTATGTCTTCGTGCAGTCATACGATTACAGACCGACATTTTGGAATCTCATTCACAATCTAACCACAGGAATAATTCCAAAGAAGGATGATGGGGCAAAGCTCAGCAGCGCCATCAAAGTTCCAGACTATGTCAGGGAGGCAGTCCTGGAGAAGGTCACAAAAATTATGGAGGAAGAACTAGGTTGCAGTCCC ATCATCCTGCCAACACCAACAGGCACTCACTTTGTCCTACCGTCAAGTACTAACACTGTCCTGTCAGCAAACTCTCACAACGTGGTGCCGAGAAGCAGTGATATAGTCCTACCGACAAGCTCTCACATCATTCTTATGTGGCACATTGCGACCAGCCTCTGCGAGATGGAGCTTGCCACAGAATATCGTGTCAACTTGAGCAACCCAGGGTTTCCGTGTTCCCTCTTGTCTTGGTTCACTTCTTGCTGCTCATCCCAACCGTATCTTTTGGACGTGGGTGAGAAGAAAGATTGCATCTTGTCATGGTTCACAAACTGTTGCTCATCCAAATCAAATATTGACGACAAGAAGAAAATGAATGCGAAGTTGCCTGATGAGCTCCGGGAAACATATATCATTGCAAATAGCTTGTCACGGTACTGTGCATATCTGCTGCTTTCAAAGCCTGACCTGATACCTGATAGCTTTCTTGTTCCCAAGATAGTCTTCCAGCAAACCGTAGAGAGTGCGAGTGATGGCATTCTGAAAGATTGCGATTCATTATTGAAAAGGTACATAAACCTCAAGGAAGAAGCAGAGAAACCTATCGAAGACTCTGAAAATGAAGATGCATTGAAACAAGGTGCCGTGCTGGCCAGGGAATTGCTCAATCTTGAAACTGATGAAGTTCGCTGGAAGATCCTCGCGGAGGTATGGACTGAGTTACTTATACATATTGCGCCCACGTGGAATGCACAGGCACACAAGAAGTGTCTCTCGGGAGGGGAGTTCATAACCCACATCTGGGCATTGCTTTGGCACTATGGCATCGAGAAGAGCAGCTTGTGGCCAAAGGATATTGGTCCTGAAAACAATGATCCACAAGAAGTTGGCCTAGGAAATGACAGTGATCAAGCTGGAGCAGCTACAAGGAACGACCAGATTGAAATTAATGTTGCTGAAATAGTAATAGACAATATGCGACTCAAAGAGCATGAGACAGGCAACTCAAGGGGAGTACTAAGGACCGTGGACGGAACATGGAGTTCAGAAATCGAGGAAATCATTCAGAACGTAACAGTGAAGACCACAAATGTTCAAAGAGGCAAGGCTGGTCAAGCCAAAAATGAGAGTAAAATGAAGAAGATTTAA